One region of Jonesiaceae bacterium BS-20 genomic DNA includes:
- a CDS encoding LamG-like jellyroll fold domain-containing protein has translation MAATIPLTLATALVAVPAAAAPESLPEPVLKYTFDDDSTDTIANTGTAGEALNGVIKNGLALERGVGATAATGTSGVFPGGPRSSSTVAPYVQIPAGLFEDADALTVSTWIKWDGQYGNDLPWAYIVGSDKLPSNNWGVYFQPSEDGQSKATSNSGSEVKIATTALEPDAWTHLTTVIDGSTMSHYVNGVHVGSVPASTDVSKLAVADSTFSGLIGSVQWTPDWAAPFPGEFDDFTVYHEALTGDQAAELFAQYTGEIVSVGQDTFSLSTPAGQQPKLPEMIEVTYADGSTISLPITWDSIPAQEYEQPGNEFNVLGFIPGWDGEIVATITVENRETDAIDIDFGQLTGEFRGGASGTLYGFGDEQSPTQALVNGAAMTNASQKPPFGTQHPGGDVFHIEETFFDKWGKDLYVYAQDYYPDWPYNRAIRPGDDLTFVRDDSGRLTGETLDKANGTWDYLEVLEIVTEAIATQAADPTKYVFIPFNEPDGIWYQGDGTKYRNYLINGGQPDSFTPNGVSDWEAAWDVIADVYDRHGLARPKIAGPGDMMFRWEANIKEFLTKAVQTNTVPEIYVWHELQGYPWLEDRMEVFRKAALAAGVSADNMPDVNITEWGASNDMSSPANLLHWFASFEAAKVDAQTAYWTASGTLSDNHAMVNSANGGWWLFKWYGDMHGSQTVKVTKGRDRAIGAIDQGNKRGQVLYGSIASGKDALINLSGLDKAGLGNKVDIEVREARVSGTDGQAATPRVVAAFDTVVVEDGKASVRVSATDNTSAYQLIITPATDRDVEADQASQATQYVVEAENTQLQAATSRTSPGGGYRASNGRDVWSFNAVDSQSNWTVTVAEDGLYELQVIGATPGVSVQHALFVDGEFSQKVQYGANATRPNQVRTVARGSAEVYVKLSAGTHELSIRTSKDGTTLMPNAGFEGGVTLDRYTLTKVGADTNASSENYPATTFRLADGATISWTGAQAGWAKVGEDQRADVYPAVRESGYYDLVVDWVGATGAELDVAANGRVATTFSASEGVNSSRVRLHLPQGISEIELFGADGVVVEGFTLTRATEGDASIVVVEAEDLNKVTLGGTAAVQNWGNTPTNGIATNGTGNGYVGGLGITDRDPENEGTMTIARGNGFSAAGEYNAIVHYSNDSIEGTHDYNPQVVDLGLQAKEAGSDDLVGRTTFRYTYLRTNFWEAVMPLSLSTSDGAIEFGNTRETLYIDEGKDNGSWDDVAVDGYAIAPNVDRISFAPFVLESDGTTTPGDGDGDGDGSTDGDGDGSTDGDGDGDGSTDGDGDGDGSTDGDGDGDGSTDGDGDGSADGDDTDKDGDQKPAKPGIEADDSLAKTGASFQLLAMLLSLTVVTGGGLLIHNRRKSAKQS, from the coding sequence ATGGCGGCAACCATCCCACTAACGCTCGCTACAGCGTTAGTTGCGGTTCCGGCCGCAGCCGCGCCAGAGTCACTGCCCGAACCCGTGCTGAAGTACACGTTCGATGACGACTCCACAGACACTATTGCTAATACCGGTACTGCCGGTGAAGCGCTAAATGGTGTCATCAAGAACGGCCTGGCGCTCGAACGAGGAGTAGGAGCAACTGCGGCCACGGGAACTTCTGGAGTGTTCCCGGGTGGCCCACGTTCGTCGTCAACGGTTGCACCCTATGTGCAGATCCCTGCTGGATTGTTTGAAGACGCTGACGCGCTTACCGTTTCCACTTGGATCAAGTGGGATGGCCAGTACGGCAATGACCTTCCTTGGGCCTACATTGTGGGAAGCGACAAGTTGCCATCCAATAACTGGGGAGTGTACTTCCAGCCCAGTGAGGATGGCCAGTCCAAGGCCACTTCCAACTCCGGCAGCGAAGTAAAGATCGCTACCACCGCCCTGGAACCAGACGCTTGGACTCACCTGACCACAGTGATCGACGGATCAACGATGAGCCATTACGTCAACGGAGTGCACGTGGGATCTGTGCCTGCGTCCACAGATGTCTCCAAACTTGCTGTCGCTGACAGTACCTTCTCCGGACTCATCGGGTCTGTTCAATGGACACCAGATTGGGCTGCACCATTCCCCGGCGAATTTGATGACTTCACGGTTTATCATGAGGCACTTACCGGTGACCAAGCAGCCGAGCTGTTCGCCCAGTACACCGGCGAAATTGTGTCGGTTGGTCAGGACACTTTCTCATTGTCCACACCGGCAGGGCAGCAGCCAAAGCTTCCCGAGATGATTGAGGTTACCTACGCGGATGGGTCGACCATCTCCTTGCCTATTACCTGGGATTCCATTCCTGCTCAGGAGTATGAACAGCCTGGAAACGAGTTCAACGTCCTAGGTTTCATCCCAGGGTGGGACGGCGAAATTGTCGCAACTATTACGGTCGAAAACCGCGAAACCGATGCAATCGATATTGATTTCGGTCAGTTGACGGGCGAGTTCCGAGGAGGAGCCTCGGGGACCCTTTACGGATTTGGTGATGAACAATCGCCAACCCAAGCGCTGGTCAACGGTGCGGCCATGACCAATGCTTCACAAAAGCCCCCGTTTGGTACCCAGCACCCTGGCGGAGATGTCTTCCACATTGAAGAGACTTTCTTTGATAAGTGGGGCAAAGACTTGTACGTCTACGCTCAGGATTACTACCCAGACTGGCCATACAACCGGGCGATTCGTCCGGGCGATGACTTGACCTTTGTGCGTGACGATAGTGGAAGACTCACTGGGGAAACCCTAGACAAGGCCAACGGTACTTGGGACTACCTCGAAGTGCTGGAAATCGTCACCGAAGCAATTGCTACCCAAGCCGCAGACCCAACAAAATACGTGTTCATCCCTTTCAATGAGCCTGATGGAATCTGGTATCAGGGTGATGGCACTAAGTACCGTAACTACCTGATCAACGGTGGCCAGCCAGACAGTTTTACTCCAAACGGTGTAAGCGACTGGGAAGCTGCCTGGGACGTCATCGCTGATGTGTACGATCGTCATGGACTCGCACGTCCAAAAATTGCTGGCCCCGGAGACATGATGTTTCGTTGGGAAGCCAACATTAAGGAATTCCTAACCAAGGCAGTCCAGACCAACACGGTTCCCGAGATCTACGTGTGGCACGAGTTGCAAGGTTACCCATGGTTGGAAGACCGCATGGAGGTCTTCCGCAAGGCAGCACTAGCCGCCGGTGTCAGCGCTGACAATATGCCAGACGTCAACATCACCGAGTGGGGTGCAAGCAACGACATGAGCTCGCCGGCAAACCTATTGCACTGGTTTGCTAGCTTCGAGGCTGCCAAGGTGGACGCTCAAACCGCCTACTGGACGGCATCGGGAACGCTTTCAGACAACCACGCAATGGTGAACTCAGCCAATGGCGGATGGTGGCTCTTCAAGTGGTACGGCGACATGCATGGCTCCCAAACCGTCAAGGTAACTAAAGGACGAGACCGTGCTATTGGCGCAATCGACCAAGGCAACAAGCGTGGACAAGTGCTGTACGGCAGCATTGCATCCGGCAAAGACGCTTTGATTAACCTGTCCGGGCTAGACAAAGCCGGACTTGGAAACAAGGTAGACATTGAAGTCCGTGAAGCTCGAGTGAGCGGAACCGACGGCCAAGCAGCAACCCCACGCGTCGTAGCAGCATTCGACACTGTTGTAGTTGAGGATGGCAAGGCGAGCGTCCGGGTTTCAGCCACCGACAATACAAGCGCGTATCAACTGATTATCACCCCGGCAACGGATCGTGATGTCGAGGCTGATCAGGCTAGCCAAGCAACCCAGTACGTAGTTGAAGCCGAGAACACCCAGCTTCAGGCGGCGACTTCACGCACTTCACCCGGTGGTGGATACCGGGCCTCAAACGGGCGTGACGTATGGAGCTTCAACGCGGTGGACTCCCAGTCCAATTGGACCGTAACAGTAGCAGAGGACGGCCTGTACGAACTCCAAGTAATTGGGGCAACACCAGGAGTCTCAGTCCAGCACGCACTATTTGTAGATGGCGAGTTCTCCCAAAAGGTGCAGTACGGGGCCAATGCGACTCGACCAAACCAAGTACGTACTGTCGCTCGTGGCAGCGCTGAGGTATATGTAAAACTCAGCGCCGGTACCCACGAACTGAGTATCCGCACCAGCAAGGATGGAACTACCCTCATGCCTAACGCAGGCTTTGAAGGGGGAGTCACCTTGGACCGGTACACGCTCACCAAGGTTGGAGCAGATACCAACGCGTCTAGCGAAAACTACCCGGCAACCACATTCCGCCTCGCCGATGGAGCAACGATCTCATGGACCGGCGCACAGGCCGGCTGGGCCAAAGTAGGTGAAGACCAACGGGCTGATGTTTACCCGGCAGTCCGAGAATCCGGATACTACGACCTCGTAGTTGACTGGGTCGGAGCCACAGGCGCTGAACTTGATGTTGCCGCAAACGGGCGCGTAGCCACTACCTTCAGCGCATCCGAAGGCGTCAATTCATCACGGGTACGGTTACACCTGCCGCAGGGAATTTCGGAGATTGAGTTATTTGGAGCTGACGGTGTAGTAGTTGAAGGTTTCACCCTGACCAGGGCGACTGAAGGTGATGCTTCAATCGTTGTTGTTGAAGCCGAAGACCTCAACAAGGTGACACTTGGTGGCACTGCCGCCGTGCAGAACTGGGGTAACACTCCTACCAATGGCATTGCAACCAACGGAACCGGCAATGGTTACGTGGGCGGCCTTGGAATTACGGACCGTGACCCGGAGAACGAGGGCACTATGACCATCGCCCGTGGTAACGGATTCTCCGCCGCGGGGGAGTACAACGCGATTGTGCACTATTCCAACGACTCGATTGAAGGCACCCACGACTACAACCCACAGGTGGTCGACCTCGGGCTGCAAGCAAAGGAAGCTGGAAGTGACGACTTGGTTGGGCGTACCACGTTTAGGTACACCTACCTGCGTACCAACTTCTGGGAAGCAGTCATGCCTCTGTCACTAAGCACCTCCGATGGCGCGATTGAATTTGGAAACACCCGCGAAACCTTGTACATCGACGAGGGTAAGGACAACGGATCCTGGGATGACGTAGCCGTAGATGGTTATGCAATTGCTCCAAACGTGGACCGCATCTCCTTTGCGCCATTCGTTCTTGAATCAGATGGCACAACAACACCGGGTGACGGTGATGGTGACGGTGACGGTTCTACCGACGGTGATGGTGACGGTTCTACCGACGGCGATGGTGACGGTGACGGTTCTACCGACGGCGATGGTGACGGTGACGGTTCTACCGACGGCGACGGTGACGGTGACGGTTCTACCGACGGTGATGGTGATGGTTCTGCCGACGGTGACGACACCGACAAGGACGGCGATCAAAAGCCGGCTAAGCCTGGAATTGAGGCTGATGATTCGTTGGCTAAAACCGGTGCGAGTTTCCAACTCTTGGCAATGCTGCTGTCATTGACGGTAGTTACCGGGGGAGGACTACTCATCCATAACCGTAGGAAGTCAGCCAAGCAAAGCTAG